ATTTGTATACCACTAGCAcaatttaaataccaaaattcGGTATACTTTTTGCACAGCTGGTGCAAATTTTAAACGGTGACGCGGTATAATTTACACTGAATctaaattaaatgttcaaatattgcaccaaaaagtggtgtattttttatattcaaaatgtatatCACGAAAGTGTAAAATATACCCCAaatattttggtgtattttggaattttgtgctACTTGAGGTATTGCTAAGCTAAATTTTCAACTTCGAGTAGCGTTCCAATTGATTTTGAATgcgaaataatttgtatttgtttagtaataataattgatgcatttaaaaatacattcaaaacttaatttttgaggtttttttgaGACTCTGGTtataatttgtaattaaaataaattttgttttattgttcactctttttaattttgttatgtgTTGATTAATctcatatatttaattttattgtattttatttaatttaatttaatttaatttaatttaatttaatttaatttaatttaatttaattttattttattttatttcacttttctttatgttttatattacTTAGCTAaagtaaaacacattttttataagttattttaatattggtCTATTTCTTAATTCCTTGAGCTCAAAAGTAAATTCAATagttattttcttaacatctaAATTATATATATGCGCATCAAAACGGTACTCTCCAGTTGGCCAAATTGATGGCAATATACTTGCATCCATTGGAAAATCCTTGATTATAACTTCACCCTAAGattaaccaaaaatatattctttaaatatcaaaatcagaaaaattatattattttatacaaacttCATATGGACAAgaatgatttaaatttgaatatggTCCATACATTTGGTATAGAAGTCTCATGTATACACTTCcgtggtttttcttaaaaaatgaacaatAATCTTCTTTTACGTTCACCAAAAACGGTCGGTATTTAACATcggtttttttaaacaattggaAATGAAGCTGCGTTTGAGAAATATATTAGAATATACAAATTCACAATATTATTCGTTTtgtattttcgtaaaaaaaatttgtattttaaaaacttactgTAACATTGTAGTAAGGTTTCGTTACAAACAAGTAAACATGTCCCGCTGCATATGTTCGATTTACAACCTCTGTTCGACAATTAGGATTTATAATTTCCGTTGGATCTAGAACAATACAACGTGTTCTAAGGACCCTCATCGAGTTTCGTGgctttatacaattttataagaaattttaatatttttcctttttaaggATACATTTTGTCTCAACTTACATCTCCATATACATAAATTAAGGTAACGACCATTAGAAGTAGAAGATTTGTTAAGATTTTCATTGCACCAGCAGCAGCCTTCCTCTATTAtagcttatttttaaattgattttctaattGTGACTGAAAATTACTTTGGCATATGGTTGAACAAATCAACTCGTTCtaattcaaatataattattattgatttaactGATATTTTCGAATTGTAATTTAGTTATAATCGTCGTTGACCAGTGTTATAATCACTTAACCAAAAAAGACATTAATGAgttaatttcatattttgttttaggtttctTAGCTCAAGCTGTCCATTAAGAGTCTTACAAAATAGAGATTTAAAATTGCTTAGTTAAGTAGCATGTAGCactaatttttcctttttttctgatTGATAAAAGCTTGCTGTTTAGGTAAAATTACCTTAGTTTGTGGTCAATTAATAATTCTTAacacttttaaagaatttttttaagacaatatttacTTGTGTGTGTGAAAAATCTCTTGTAAACGAAAAAAGTTTTTCACAATAAAAACAGCAAACATACATAAGTGTTTAGATTTAAGACTTGTTTTATTGAGTCAAAAATGttctctttttatataaaagctaAAGGACTAAACAttctaaatattaataaattagtttgtatatattattgtatatttaaaaattgtatcgcTTAAACCCTTTGCTGTCGTCTTATgacatttaaaactaaattttactcCAACACTATGAATGGAACAACACGGGCTTCAACAACTTGTCAAATTTGTCAGAACTCACcacaaaaatgatgaaatttttagaTTCACACATCGCAGTCTTGAATGTGGAATTCGTGAGTTTATCGAGGACATAAGGCCACAAATGTGAAAATTGGATATGGTGgtaatttgattgattttgtttatttaaatgacaagttttaatctttaataaataatattaagaattattcgttttttaatttcgaaaggaaacctcttattggaaaaccctactatagaaaaaaagtataatgagagaaataaaataggactctatttttcttgacaaatataaataagatGTCGctattatttgtaagaaataaaaacaacttataaagggtgattttttaaaagctatgggaataaatttaaaaaaacacattaaattcagaaaaatgcatgaaatattcatttgaatcgatagtacggccaatataatttaatgtttgaagattatttcatgcaaatattgaccttgattgcgcctcaaatggttcaTGCGCTTAGACccattttggcatactctttccaacatttgtcTCACGTTGTCAATGCTTCAATGCTGTCTTCCAATttgtcaattgaagcgggcttctctgtatagacatgaaatttaacatagatccacaaaaaatagtctaaaggcgtttaatcgttcaccgaactcgccactcaataagtccattgttgcgcgtgctgtgtggcaccATCTtattaaaaccacatgtcatgcaagtcaagcttttacattttgggaaaaaaaaagtAGGAAATCATCTCACGGTAGAGCTCATCATATACAGTTAAGTTACGATTCACATAATCTTTGaaaaagtacggtccaatgataccACCAGTCCATAAACCGCATCAAACTgagactttttctggatgcattggtagttcTTGCAAGGCTTTTGGTTGGTATTCACCCCAAAATCGAcagttctgcttatttacgtacccattgagccaaaaatgagctttctCGCTggacacaatttttcggtaaaaaagtggatcttcggccaactttccaagagcccattcacccagtcgttcggcttcaatttttgcaccagctgtattttgtaAGGCTTTACACCTTAATTCTTCAGTGGCTCGATTAAACTgtccataaaatggaagaacagcgcgatgaactttcttaacagagaacgcattttgataataaaattcagtaATTGCAAGCGTTATTTGttacgattcatggttaaattatagaccaaactgaagtcgtttgacattaaaacaaaacacgaaacgtgcgtcagctgtttgaaccagtattgccaaaaagataaagcTATAAAACCACCCTTTAGTACCGTAATTGGCAGGGGCGCCTGGAGTTAAGGGACATCAAAATCAGCTTTGTTCCGGAGTTTTGAGGTACTTAAGTACATTTATTATACAGTATTTTCAAAGTGAGGTTAAGAAATTAAGATTTCTGTCTAGATTTTGATGTTCATTATAGTTCTCAGATTTAtagcttatttttaaactatgtaATTGTCTACAGCCGAGGATTACACTTTTTTCCAAACAAGCAATGCATAGCAAaataaagcaatacaaaaactgttcaagttttgaaaatctcgttttttttcttgttagtTAAATATATAGTTTTAATGTGGATTTAttagttaacttcccataggaagtcattgtattgggtccaatttgtcgaactgaaaattttgactcgaaataaaatatttttagaaagatgtgagTGCGTGCGTGTGCAAGCAggttcgtatgtccgtacgttagcgatgttttttttcgtcgtccacagctcaagaaccagaagagatatcgacttcaaacaaattttgtcgggtaaatagaaaataatacagaaagatgcagaaagagcttaAAGCAAAACGTGATACTTTtgtaaaaaacggttttttataaatcaaaaaatttgtcaccttgaaaattttacgaattaaaaatgatttaatctccCAAATTATTGTGTGcagcgaaaaataacgtttttaacatctggaaaaattttgagcaaaatcaaattgacagtttttttttaaataaaaacctgaaaaaaaacgttactcgAAGTTGGTAGaagttgaatttcgactcaaatatcttttcaaaaacttgagattatgacttccaactaattttgacTTATAAGAATTACTGTTTTTAACActtggaaaaattttaagaaaaatcgaaataacagttttcttaaaataaataaaagttggtaaaaattgat
This window of the Eupeodes corollae chromosome 3, idEupCoro1.1, whole genome shotgun sequence genome carries:
- the LOC129950438 gene encoding uncharacterized protein LOC129950438 → MRVLRTRCIVLDPTEIINPNCRTEVVNRTYAAGHVYLFVTKPYYNVTLHFQLFKKTDVKYRPFLVNVKEDYCSFFKKNHGSVYMRLLYQMYGPYSNLNHSCPYEGEVIIKDFPMDASILPSIWPTGEYRFDAHIYNLDVKKITIEFTFELKELRNRPILK